The genomic window TGAAGAAGGCGGTCAGCCGGTCGCGCAGACGGCTGATGCCTGCCTCGACCTGGCGCAGGAACTCACCGGTGCCGACCAGCTCCTGCCAGCGGGCGAGCACCTCACCGCGCAGCAGCGAACCATCCTCCATGCCGTCCTCGACACCCTGGGTGGCTTCGCTGTATGCCGTGCGCGCGGCTCGGCGCAGCGCGTCCCGGGCCTCGGTCTGGGCCTGGCCGGCCTGGGCGAGCTGCTCAGAGCGTGCGGCCAGCGAGCCGAGCGCACCCTCGAGGGTGCGGCGGATGACCACGGAGCGGGCCTTGGCATCGCCTGCGAGGGTGTGCAGCCACCCGCGCAGGCGCTCGGTGTCGCGGGAGGGCAGCATCCCGTCCTCGCCGAGGGCCGACTCCGCGATCGTGAAGATCGGCGACTTCGACAGCCCCTGTTCGCGCAGCATCTGGGCGAGGTGGATGCGGATGTCCTCCATCGCCTCCGGCGGCACCCGGTCGAGCACGATCGCCACGCTCGTGCCTCGCTCGGCGGCCTCGCGCAGCAGGGTCCACGGGACGGCGTCGGCATACCGCGCGGCGGTCGTGACAAAGAGCCACAGGTCGGCGGCGGCGAGCAGCTGGCGGGCCAGGTCGCGGTTGGAGGTGACCACCGAGTCGATGTCGGGGGCGTCCAGCAGGCCCAGGCCCGCCGGGAGCATCGTGGACGGGGTCAGGCGCACCGAGCCGGGGTCGTCATCGTCAGCCACCGAGCCGGTCACCCGGGACAGGCCGGGCAGGATCCGGTCACCCTCAAACCACTGCTTGTCGTCCGGGTGGTGCACCAGCACCGAGGCGCGGGTGGTGGGTCTCAGCACGCCGGCGCGGCTCACCGTCTCTCCCACGAGGGAGTTGACGAGGGTGGACTTGCCGGCGCCCGTGGAGCCGCCCACGACGCAGAGCAGTGGGGCGTCCAGGGAGCGCAGACGGGGCAGCACGTAGTCGTCGAGCTGGTGCACCAGCTCGCCCTGCGCGGTGCGGGCCTCCTCGACGCCGGGCAGGTCGAGGGTCAGTTTGACCCGCTCTGCCGTGCCACGCAGCTGCTCGACAGCACGCAGCAGGGCCCCTCCGGAGTCGGTGTCAGTCACGCCCCAAGATTGCCGTGTCCAGCGCGTTCGACCAAACCTGACTCGCGGGTTGACCCACACTGACCTGCCAGGAGGCCCTGTTGCACACGTCATACCCCGTCCTGTGACTTGCTGCGAGGGCGAGCGAGCACTTCACACAGGTCAGCGTCCCCTGCCGACGCGCCCCCGGCAGGACTCGAACCTGCAACCTACGGATTAGAAGGCCGTTGCTCTATCCATTGAGCTACGGGGGCCAGGACTCGACCAGCCGGCGAGCCGGTGGCCCAGTCTAGATGCGCCCCGGGGTGGTCCCTGCGTCGCGACTACGCTCACCCCATGGAGCACTCCGACCCGGGAGCCAACCCCGAGGCGCCGCTGGGGGCACTGCGCGATCAGATCGACGCCGTCGACCAGGAGGTCATGTCCCTGCTGATCCGCCGGCTCGAGCTGGTGGGT from Ornithinimicrobium cryptoxanthini includes these protein-coding regions:
- a CDS encoding dynamin family protein — protein: MTDTDSGGALLRAVEQLRGTAERVKLTLDLPGVEEARTAQGELVHQLDDYVLPRLRSLDAPLLCVVGGSTGAGKSTLVNSLVGETVSRAGVLRPTTRASVLVHHPDDKQWFEGDRILPGLSRVTGSVADDDDPGSVRLTPSTMLPAGLGLLDAPDIDSVVTSNRDLARQLLAAADLWLFVTTAARYADAVPWTLLREAAERGTSVAIVLDRVPPEAMEDIRIHLAQMLREQGLSKSPIFTIAESALGEDGMLPSRDTERLRGWLHTLAGDAKARSVVIRRTLEGALGSLAARSEQLAQAGQAQTEARDALRRAARTAYSEATQGVEDGMEDGSLLRGEVLARWQELVGTGEFLRQVEAGISRLRDRLTAFFTGKAVSTEHLGEALQSGAAALVTSHAQVAAGAATRRWKGTDGGPDLIQKHPELAKASPDFDSRVERTIRDWQGEVLTMVRDEAGQKRTTARYLAFGVNALAVMLMLIVFTSTAGLTGAEVGIAGGSAVLAQRLLEAIFGDQAVRELAARARKALLAKVAELYDEELGRYETVLDDVELAPQAVKDLSGAAQQVEENR